ACAAGCAATACTAATACAAATGTTAATGGAATAGAACGTCTGACTTTTTTAAACCAGAATAATTGCGGAAAGCCTACGTTACATGAAATCATTATCCAGTATGCCCAGGCATAAGGACCGAATGCTCTGTTAACAAATACAAAAGATTCAAACTGGTTACCGCTGTACCACGCTATAAAGAATTCCATCGCATAAGCATAACCTACCATTGTACCTGTAGCAAGCAAGATCTTATTCATTTTCTCAATGTGATTGACCGTTATGATATTTTCCATATCATAAAGTTTTCTTATTATAATAAGAACCGTAGCAACCATTCCAAACCCTGAGAAAATAGCTCCCGCAACGAAGTACGGGGGAAAAATTGTTGTATGCCATCCCGGAATAACCGACACTGCGAAGTCAAATGAAACGATTGTATGCACAGATAATACAAGAGGTGTTGAGATACCGGCAAGAATTAAATAAATTCTTTCATAGTTCTGCCAGTTTCTGTTTGAGTTTTTCCAGCCTAAACTAAGCACAGCATATGCAGCCTTCTTAAATCCGCTGGTTGCCCTTGCTCTCATGAGAGCAATATCAGGGATCAAACCTATTCCCCAGAATAAAAACGAAATAGTAAAATATGTCGATACGGCAAATACGTCCCATAAAAGCGGAGATGTGAAATTCACCCATAAAGCATTCTGATTAGGATAAGGAATCAAATATCCTGCAAGCCATGGTCGTCCTGTGTGAAGTAAAGGAAAAATACCTGCCGTCATAACTGCGAAAATTGTCATCGCCTCGGCAAATCTTGCAATTGCAGTTCTCCATTTTTGCCTGAAAAGAAACAGAATTGCCGAAATAAGTGTTCCGGCGTGACCAATACCAATCCAGAATACAAAATTGACAATCCCAAATCCCCATCCTACCGGATTATTGTTTCCCCACATGCCAATACCATAATACAATGTAAATCCTACGCATACTACACCGATTAAAAGCGCAGTATTTGCCATTAGAAATGCAATTAGCCATTTCTTAGAAGGCTTACGCTCCGTAGGGGCAAGCACTGTATTATCGATTTCAGCAAACGAAGATCTAGAATCTACAAGTGGTAATTCTTCTGTGTATGTTGAATTAAAAGCCATTAGAAATTTTCAGTAAATAAATTTTTAATTATATATCTGAATTAATTATTCAAAAAATATTAGTGCTGTTTTTCTTCTTTTTTGTTTTCTTTGCTGTCAACTTTTTCATGCTTCTCTTCTTCCTGTCCTTCAATTACCAATGGTTCAAGTATATTTCTTAATTTTGAAATATAAGTCACATTCGGCCTTACTTTAATATCTTCAAGTACTCCGTATCCTAACGGATGCATTCTTTGTTTGTAGAATTCGGATTTCTTGTCATTCATATCACCGAATGAAATTGCATTTGCAGGACATGCTTCCTGACATGCTGTTTTCACATCGGTACCTCTTACAGTTCTGCCTTCACCTGACGCAATTTGTCTTGCATCCATAATTCTTTGTAAGCAGAATGTACATTTTTCCATAACCCCTCTTGAACGAACAGTTACTTCAGGATTGTACATATAGTTTATGGGTTCAGTCTGGAAGTACCCGTCTCCGACTCTGTCTCTCCAGTTAAAATAGTTAAATCTTCTTACTTTGAAAGGACAGTTATTAGCGCAGTATCTTGTACCTACGCATCTGTTATAAGCCATTCCGTTTATACCGTCAGGACTGTGTGTTGTAGCTGCTACAGGGCAAACGTTTTCGCATGGCGCATTATCGCAGTGCTGACAAAGCATCGGCTGGAAGTTTGCTCTTGGAGCGTCAGGTGTGCCCGCATAGTACCTGTCAATTCTAATCCAGTGCATTTCCCTGTTAACTTTTACCTGATCTTTACCTACTACCGGAATATTATTTTCAACGTTACAAGCAATTGTACAATAGTTACATCCTGTGCATTTGTTCATATCAAGAACCATAGCCCACTTTACACCTGTATAATAAGGATGTAATTTAGTGCTTTCGTTAATACTCGGGAAGCTGTCGAGAGGAATTCCATGAACTTCTTCGTGCTTCTCCAAGAACTTAGGTTTCTTTTTGTATTCTTCGTAAGTGCCTTCTCTTATAATATCTCTCTTATATTGTAAATCATGTGTAACAGGGTCATCAACTGCATGGTGCTCCTGAGTAGAAACTAATTCATATGTGCCGCTGCCCTTTTCAACTTTAACATTATTATAGAGGAATGCTGAAGGACCGTTTGAAGTCATTATTGTATAAGTATCAAATCCGTTTCCGGTTCCGATCTTACCTCCGACTTTTCGTCCGCCGCCAAGCTCAATAGAAATCACTTTATCTGCCATTCCTGCCTGAACAAATACAGGAACTTCCATTGTTAAGCTTCCGTTGGAAACTTTTATTTTATCGTAATCTTTTACGCCTAAATCTTTTGCAGTTGCTATAGAAATTGCTGCATAGTTATCCCATACAATTTTGGAAATAGGATTTGGTAATTCCTGTAACCATCCGTTATTTGCATATTTACCGTCAGCTAATGAGTGATGCTTTTGAAGAAGCAATACGTAATCATTAGTTGAGTTCATTTTAGAATTGCTTACAAATGCATCGGTCATAAAAGCAGGTGCTGCTGCAGGTTTTTCTGAATATGTTACAAATCCATCCTGTAAAGCCGCATACCAGTATCTCTTGAAATCCATAGAAGGTTTAATGGAAGTATAAACTGATTTTTCCCAGTTATCCATTAAATATTCATGATATAGTGTATCTCTGTAAGCTTCTTTTTTGCCTGCAGTCCATACAAGCATAATTGCTTCTTTCTGTCTTGTATTGAATAAAGGACTTACAACAGGCTGCTGAAGTGTTAATACACCTGTTCTTGTTTTGTAATCACCCCATCCTTCGAATGAAGTGTTTATCGGAAGCACGTAATCGCACAAGGAAGAAGTTTCATTGGCGGTTTCGCACATTGCGATTTTTGTTCTTACATTCTTTAAAGCTTCATCGTAATTATATGTCTTCGCAAGATTAAAAATCGGGTTAACATCTAAGTGAATAACTGCATCAATCTGATGGCTTTTCATTCCATTAATTAATGCATCGATATCGTTCTTTGAAGAGAGCGGCATTACTTCAACGCCGGTTGCTTCGTTTGAGTATAATTTATTGTTACCTAAAATTTCATTCAAGAAATTAACTGCAATGTGAGTTGACTCAGGCATTTTATCGCCGGCAATCACAATTGATTCACCCATCTTCTTGCTTAAATCGTTAACTAAGTTATCAACGATTTTCTTATCAAGATTATTTTTCTTTACAAATGCATCTAAATCATTCTTTCCTAATACAGGAGCTACTTTTCCGTCAGTTGCAAACGCAGAAACCTTTCGTTTTCCTGCGAATTCATTTATCAGACATAAAACAAACTCTTCTATTAAGTCAGTTCTTAATCTCATTCTGTAATCTGCATTCATACCTGTAATGGTCATTGCGCCTTCAACAGAATACAATCTGTTAAATTCTTTGTCGCTCATTACATCTCTGTTGCCTGCAAATTTTCTGAGATTTTCAACATGCCCTGCATCCTGGTCTAAGAAATCTGACTCAAGAGCAAGAATTATATTTGCTTCTTCTAATTTTAATACAGGAATGTTTCTTGTGCCGTAGCATTTCTGCCAGGCAGAAGCTCTTGTGGAGTTATCAAATACTTCGTATGAATATATTTTTGCGTTTGGATATGCAACTACGAATTCATCTAAAACTTTCTTGAATGTCGGCGAAGCAATTGAGTTCGATACAACTGCAATTTGTTTAGCACTTTTTAGATCTGCAATGATTTTATCATCTATATCTGACCATTTTACATTTGCGCCTTTAATCATCGGCTCTTTTAATCTGTCAGGATCATATAAGCTCATTATGCTTGCATGACCGATTGCGCAGATTTTGCCCTGATTAATCGGATGCTCAGGATTACCGTCCACTTTTATAGGGCGGCCTTCACGTGTTCTTATTAAAGTACCGCATCCCTGGCTGCATCCTGCACAGGCAGATGCATAGAAATTCGGACGGCCGACAACAATATCTTCGGGTTTCTTATTATAAGGAATTACTTCACCTTTATCTCTGTAATCATTACATCCTGCTGCTGCAAGAGCTGCTGATGCCGAAAATAGAGCAAGGAATTTTCTTCTTGAAAGACCTGACATCTTATTGAGGTCCGGTTTTTCAAGCTGTTCTTTTGTAAACTCAGATTTTTTCGCTTTTATGAATTCAGGGTCTCTGTAAAGCTCCTTAAAGCTTCTCCAATAATTAACTTCACCTTTAGATTCCTCTTTAATATCACCCTGAGGAACTAACTGAATCTCGTCTTCGCTTTTTATCTTATCACTGATATCGAATATTTTTTTATCCATTAGACTTTGTATTTATTGTTCTTTTGACTGCCGAAGGGTTTTCTTTAAAAACTATAGCTTTTGGCTGTGCCTGAGTGCCTTCTATTTTTGATTTGAAGATCTCAAACGGTAGCTTTGTTAAAGAGTAAACTCCTGCCGCAGCCGCTCCTGCGTATATAAAAAACTTTTTTCTTGTAATTTTCTTAGAAAAAGAACCTGTATTTTCTTTCATATTCTTTGAAGTAATATTAATAAAGATTTCCTATCTGTGACAAGTTGAACAGTTGTCAGGACCTTTATTAAGCTGAGTAGCTTTTGTAATCTTATTAATGTTGTTGGGGTTTATAACGCTGACGTTTTCATCAGGAGCTCTGTGACATTGCAAACAGGCACCCATTGTGAGTGATTTTACCTGACCGTTAAGCTCGGTTTCTCTCATATTTCCGTGGCAATTCTGGCAATCAATTCCGTTGTTTACGTGTACTGCATGGTTGAAGTAAACAAAATCCGGAGTTCTGTATATTCTTTTCCATTTAAGAGGAATGTTCTTTTCATAGTATTCTGTTAGCTTAATTATTTCAGGTTTATCTTTTCTTGCAAGTGTGTGGCAGTTCATACAGACATCTACCGATGGAACGCTTGCAAATCTTGATTTCTCTACTCCAACGTGGCAATATTGACAATCGATTTTCATTGTTCCCGCATGAAGCTTATGGGAATATGCAATCGGCTGGTCAGGCGTATATCCGATATTGTTTCTTTCGGCAAATGTTGAGTAGTATGTAAGTGCAAATACTGAAGCTGCTACGAAAACTATTATAGGCAGGCGGACTTTGAGATTATAATCCTGTAAAAATTTTTTCATTAAAAACTTTTTACGCGTTTATTTTTCGAGTTAATAATATACAAATCAAAGCATTGGGGCTTGAGAGAAACTTAGTGCTTCAAAATCTATATTATTTTTGGAATTAAAACTATAAGCAACAAAATTACTAAAAATATTTTTAAGTAGTAAGAGAAAAATGCAATTATACTGATACTTTTATTTATATATTGACAGGTAACGTTATCTATACGTAGTATAAATAACAGGAATGAAACTTCATTGAATTAAAAATACAATTCTGCGAAATTATTTTCAACTTTAATTTTTTTTAATGAAAATTATTCTTGCCCTAATTATTTCTCTCTCATTTTTCTCCTGTTCAGAAAAAAAAGAAACAACCGGCTCAACAAATAAAGATACGATAACAAAAAATACCTCTGTAAATTTATCGGATACCGTTAATATAAAAAGACTTTTTGACGATGCAAAACTCACTGGATGTTTTATTGTTTACGACATGCAAAAAGAAAAATATTATTATCATGATTCTGCAAGATGTAATAAAGAATTTATACCTGCATCAACTTTTAAAATTCCAAACTCTTTATTTTCACTGGAAGCAGGAGCTGTAAAAGACGAGAACGAAAAATTGAAATGGGACGGTAAGGACAGGAATCGCGAAGAATGGAATCAGGATACCGATATGAAAATGGCATTCAAATATTCTACTGTATGGTTTTATCAGGAATGCGCCAGACGTATCGGAGAGAAACGCATGCAGCATTTTCTAGATACACTAAACTATGGCAATAAAAATATGTCCGGCGGGCTTGACCGTTTCTGGTTGGACGGTGCTATAAGAATAACTGCAATGCAGCAGATAGCTCTGCTTAAAAGAATTTATGATAACAAAGTCCCCTTCGCTCAAAGAAATATCGATATTCTAAAAAACATTATGATAATGGAAAAGACAGATAACTATACTTTAAGAGCAAAGACAGGAACTGCGATGAATGATAAAGGTGAAGGTGTTGCATGGTATGTGGGATATGTAGAACGAAGCGGCGGAGTTTATTTCTTTGCGCTTAATATTGATATAAAAGATGATGCGAAGTTTGCAGAAAGAATAGCTTTGACGAAAAGAATTTTGACTCAGATGGGACTAGGTCCTTTTATAATGAAATGAAAAAGCCCGTTATGTTTTTTACAATATTAACGGGCTATAAGAAAACTATTTTAATAAAATTACTGTCCTAATATCCACGCGAAAATCAGCGGGGCTACGATCGTAGCATCTGATTCTACTATAAATTTCGGGGTATGAATATCAAGCTTTCCCCATGTGATTTTTTCATTTGGGACTGCGCCTGAGTATGAGCCGTATGAAGTTGTTGAGTCAGATATCTGACAGAAGTAGCTCCAGAAAGGAACATCATGCATTTCCATATCCTGATAAAGCATAGGCACAACGCAGATAGGAAAATCACCTGCTATACCGCCGCCGATCTGGAAAAATCCGATACCTTTACCGCCTGAATTTTTTGTGTACCAGTCAGCTAAGAACGCCATATACTCAATACCGCTTTTCATAGTAGAAGCTTTAATCTCTCCCTTAATTACATAAGAAGCAAAGATGTTTCCCATTGTGCTGTCTTCCCATCCCGGAACAACTATCGGAAGGTTCTTTTCCATTGCCGCAAGCATCCATGAATTCTTCGGGTCAATTTCATAATATTGTTCAAGCACTCCGCTCTTTAACATTTTATACATGTACTCATGCGGGAAATATCTCTCACCAGAGTCATCAGAGGCTTTCCATAATTTATGAATATGCTTTTGCAAACGTCTGAAAGCTTCTTCTTCGGGAATACAGGTATCTGTTACTCTGTTGTAATGATTTTCAAGTAAATCCCATTCTTCCTGAGGACTTAAATCTCTATAGTTTGGTAAACGTTTATAATGCGAGTGTGCCACAAGGTTCATTATATCTTCTTCCAGATTAGCGCCTGTGCAGCTGATAATAGCAACTTTATCCTGTCTTATCATTTCAGCAAGTGAGATACCAAGTTCTGCTGTGCTCATTGCGCCTGCAAGTGAGATAAGCATTTTTCCGCCGCTATCAAGATGCGCTTCGTAACCTTTTGCCGCATCTATTAACGCAGCTGAGTTAAAGTGGAGGAAGTTTTTTTCGATGAACTGCGAAATAGGACCTCTGGTTTTCATAATTATATATCTTTATTTTATTGTAGAAAGTTGGAAAACGATAAAATAATATTATAAGTCATATAATAAAATGACAAAAGAACTTATTCTGAAATAATTTGTATATTTTTTACGATTTTTCAATTTTTGCAATTGATTAACTTTCAGAAAATTGGTATTTTGTTAATTCGTTCTAAGGACAGGTAGCTCAGTTGGTAGAGCAACGGCCTGAAAAGCCGTGTGTCGCCGGTTCAATTCCGGCCCTGTCCACAAATAAAAGCCCGTTTATAGCGGGCTTTTTTGTTTTTCCCGCAACCCTCATCGGCTACCATTCTACTCAATATTTGAATTTATTAATCAATTCTTTATAGTTACGTTTTTATCAGGCTTGGTAATAATCTATGCACAATTATGAAAAAGCCAATTTTAGTAGTTCTCTCATTTTTGCTTTTCTCCATTTCACTTCAGGCACAAAACCAAAAGTCATACATAAATAATAAAGATTTAATAAAAAAAACTTTTGAAACCAAAGGCGAAGTTTTTTTTAAATTCCTTTGCGCTTCTAAAAGTGATGTCAATAAAATCACTGAAATTATTTCCATCGATAATGTTAAAGACATTGTCATTGGCTATGAAGTCCGTGCTTTTGCAAATGAAAAAGAGTTCAATAAATTTCTTGAGTTTGGAATTGAATTCGAACTTCTGCCTCTTCCATGCGAATCAATCAAGGAACCTTTGAAGATGTCCGACAATGCAAAATCAGTTTCTGCATGGGACTCTTATCCTACCTATGATGCTTACATTACAATGATGAATAACTTCGCAGCAGCATATCCGAACATTTGCAAAATCGTTAACATCGGAACCACTGTACAAGGCAGACAGCTTTTGTTTGCTGTTATTTCTGACAGTGTCAGCTCACGAAAATCAAAGCCGAGATTTATGTATACATCTTCTATTCACGGAGATGAAGTTACAGGTTATATTTTAATGCTTCGTTTTATAGATACACTTCTTAGCAGCTATAGCGCAAACAACCGACTTACCAATCTTGTAAAGAACTGTGAGATATGGATTTGCCCGCTTGCAAATCCCGACGGCACTTACAAAGGAGGCAACAGTACAGTAAACGGAGCAGTCCGTTACAATGCAAACAACATAGACTTAAACAGAAACTATCCTGACCCTGCTGCGGGACCGCACCCTGACGGTAATGCATACCAGCCTGAGACGATTGCGTTTATGAATATTGCAAATACATACAACTTTACCATGGGAGCAAACTTCCACGGCGGCGAAGAAGTTTATAATTACCCATGGGATACATGGGCAAGACTTCATCCCGATGACGACTGGTCAATAAAAGTCGGCAAGCGATACGTTGATACAGTTCATGCAAACAGCTCAGGATACATGACTGCTATATTAGGTTATCCAAATTATCCGGGTCTTGTTGACGGTTATGCCTGGTACAGAATAACAGGAGGAAGACAGGACTGGATGAACTATTATAAAGGATGCCGTGAAGTTACAATTGAAATCTCCACAACAAAACTTTTACCCGCATCGCAGCTTCCTTCAAGATGGAATTACAATTTCAGATCGTTTATTAATCATGTCGGCGAATCATTGTATGGTATCAGAGGAATTATAAGCGACTCTGTGACAAATCTTCCTTTAAAAGGAAAAGTATCAGTGCTCGGCAAAGATATTCCCGATAGTACATGGATATTTTCTGATTCAACATGCGGAGACTATCACAGACTAATTGCTCCGGGTACTTACACTTTAACTTTTTCTGCAGCCAATCATTACTCAAAAACTATTTCAAGTATAAGAGCGCAGTATGATTCTACTACTATATTAGATGTAATCTTAAGACCTAATGCAGTTAACATTACCAATGAAAATAACACAGCATATTCATTTGAACTTAAACAAAATTTTCCGAATCCTTTTAATCCTTCAACAACTATAAAGTATTTTATTCCAACTAAGAATTTTGTAACTCTGAAAGTATATGATTCAAAGGGAACTGAAGTTTCTAGAATTATAAATGAATATAAAGATTCAGGTGAATATGAAATTCAAATGAACAACGGTAATCTCAGCAGCGGCGTTTATTATTATAAATTAACAGCAGGAGATTTTTCAGAGACAAAGAAAATGATTCTATTGAAGTAATTTTTTCAAAATTGATTTCTATTTAAAGAAAGAATTATGAAAGACAAATTACGGTTATCAAACTTTGCTGCGCTTGTTTTCTTAAATTTAATATTAGGCTCAGTCCAAATTTATTCGCAGCCTGTTTTATTTGATTTTGATAATGCCCCTCTTTACACAAGCTTCCCAATTGACCAGACAGCCGGGGGAATTACAGCGCATTTCACGGCAACAGGGCAAGGGTATTCAATTCAAAATGCAAATGCTCTTGGTTTTACTCCAACAGGATTTTCAGGCAGAATACTTTATCCAAATAGTATATATCTTTCCGATATTACTATTCAGTTTGATCAATTAATTTCTGACTTCTCCATTCTTTATTGCTGTCAGGAACTTGGCTGCGATGACGCAGCAACGATGAAAGTAACCGCTTACAAAAACGGCGCGTTAATTGGTTTCAATACCCGCACGGCTACTTATCCCGGAACCTATCCTGTTGATACTTTAAAATGTTCATTCGCTCAGGGATTTAATAGCGTTGTTCTACATTACCAACAGAGACCTCCTACTTGTCAGGATTACGGAGTAATTTACTTAGCAGATAAAATGCAGGTAACATCTTTAGTCGTAAATGTAAATTCTGCTAATAGCAATATTACAAACTTTGGATTGGTACAGAACTATCCTAACCCTTTTAATCCTTCAACCACTATAAAATATTTTATTCCAACTAAAAATTTTGTAACACTTAAAATTTACGATTCAAAAGGAACTGAAGTAATGACCATTGTTAACGAATATAAAGATACAGGTGAATATGAAATTCAATTAAACAATACAAATCTCAGCAGCGGAGTTTATTATTATAAATTAATTGCAGGAGATTTTTCTGAGACTAAGAAAATGATTATTCTGAAATAAAAACTTCTTTCCAAAAATAATTATTCCAAATAAAGCCTGTCACAAACAGGCTTTTTTATTCATAACTCTCCGCTATAATGAATTTTTACTTTGCTTCAATTAAGGTAAATTACTTAAAGAAAATTTATTGATGCAAAAATATGTATGCGCTATCGGCGGCATTAACTTAGACGTTAAAGGTATATCCAACGCCGGAGCAAAAGCAGATTCGAATATAGGCAAAGTTCATTTCACTCCCGGAGGAGTTGCCCGTAACATTTCCGAAAATCTAGCTAAGTTAAAAGTCCCAGTTTATCTTCTCGGCTGCATAGGCGATGATGCAAACGGAAAACTCATTGAAGAAAAAGCAAAGCAGAGTGGAATAAACACTGAACATGTTTTAAAAAGTCCCGATGTAAATACTTCTGTTTATCTTTCAATCTCAGACAGCGAAGGAAATCTTGTTGCTGCAGTTAACGATATGACTGAATCAATTAAGCTGATAAACCTCGAATACCTTAAGGAAAAAACCGATGTTATAAAGAACAGCAAAATTATTTTTGCAGATACAAATCTCTCTGAAAGTTCGCTTCAGTATATAATTACAATTGCCAATGAGTACAAGATTCCACTATACATTGATACTGTTTCAATAGAAAAATCGAACCGTGTTAAAAATTTAACAGGTGAAATAATTTATCTCTCGCCAAACTTAAATGAATTCAATAATCTCTTTGGGGAATTTAATATAGACAGGATTAATTTTAAAATTGATAATCCCGAATACCAGAAATACAATTCCATCATTCTCAAACGAGGAGATAAGGGAATAGTTTACATAGATGTAAAGAACAAAAAAATAAAATTCTTCCCTGCATTTCCTATGGAAGCAGTTGAGCCTAATGGCGCCGGAGATGCATTCAACGCAGGATTTATTTACGGGCTAATAAAAAGCTATGAAGAATACGATTCTATTCAGCTTGGTATCTGCGCAGCATACTACACTTTAAAATCAGTTCATTCAGTTTCAGAAAAATTAACAGAAGAAAATTTAACACAATTATTTAACAGGAAAACACAAAATGAGTTTTAATAAATTTTTAGAAATATCCGAAGAAGTACAATCAGCTTTAAACGAAAATAAACCTATCGTTGCGCTTGAGTCAACAATCATTTCGCACGGAATGCCTTATCCTCAGAACTATGAAACTGCAAAGGAAGTTGAAGACACAGTCAGAAAAAACGGAGCCATACCTGCTACAATTGCAATCCTCGGCGGAAAAATAAAAATCGGACTTGGTGAAGATGACTTGCAAATCCTCTCCAACAGCAAAGATATTTTAAAAGCATCGCGCAGAGATATTCCAGTAATCGTTTCTCAAAAACTTAATGCAGCTACAACTGTTTCCGCAACAATGATTTGCGCTGCTCTTGCCGGACTCAAAATTTTTGCTACCGGCGGCATCGGCGGAGTACATCGCAAAGGCAATGAATCATTTGATATCTCAGCTGACTTAACTGAACTCTCACAGACAAACATTGCAGTTGTATCTGCAGGAGTAAAGTCAATTTTAGATATCGGCTTAACACTTGAATATCTTGAAACACTCGGAGTTCCTGTTATCGGTTACAATACCAATGAGTTCCCTGCATTTTATACACGGCAGTCAGGGTTCAAAGTAAATTATAATTTAAATACTCCCGAGAAAATCGGAAGCATGATTAAAACAAAATGGGAGCTCGGGCTTAACGGCGGAGTAATAGTTGCCAATCCGATACCCGAAGAATTTTCAATGGATAAAAATAAAATCGATAGCGCCATTGAAAAAGCATTAAAGAATGCAGATGAAAAAGGAATTAAAGGCAAA
The genomic region above belongs to Bacteroidota bacterium and contains:
- a CDS encoding carbohydrate kinase family protein, with the protein product MQKYVCAIGGINLDVKGISNAGAKADSNIGKVHFTPGGVARNISENLAKLKVPVYLLGCIGDDANGKLIEEKAKQSGINTEHVLKSPDVNTSVYLSISDSEGNLVAAVNDMTESIKLINLEYLKEKTDVIKNSKIIFADTNLSESSLQYIITIANEYKIPLYIDTVSIEKSNRVKNLTGEIIYLSPNLNEFNNLFGEFNIDRINFKIDNPEYQKYNSIILKRGDKGIVYIDVKNKKIKFFPAFPMEAVEPNGAGDAFNAGFIYGLIKSYEEYDSIQLGICAAYYTLKSVHSVSEKLTEENLTQLFNRKTQNEF
- a CDS encoding pseudouridine-5'-phosphate glycosidase — its product is MSFNKFLEISEEVQSALNENKPIVALESTIISHGMPYPQNYETAKEVEDTVRKNGAIPATIAILGGKIKIGLGEDDLQILSNSKDILKASRRDIPVIVSQKLNAATTVSATMICAALAGLKIFATGGIGGVHRKGNESFDISADLTELSQTNIAVVSAGVKSILDIGLTLEYLETLGVPVIGYNTNEFPAFYTRQSGFKVNYNLNTPEKIGSMIKTKWELGLNGGVIVANPIPEEFSMDKNKIDSAIEKALKNADEKGIKGKDVTPFLLGEIKNITGGSSLDSNIRLVLNNAKLAAEVSQYL